One stretch of Nitrospirota bacterium DNA includes these proteins:
- a CDS encoding beta-ketoacyl-[acyl-carrier-protein] synthase family protein: protein MSERVVITGLGVISSIGIGWEQFWNNLLKGQSGISPVASFDTSNQFTHMAGEVKIFKPENFMRQELLGTLSRSSQMALAGAKLALNDAHILSSDASTINIATCIGTNIGSIQTVEKVNEILLRGNNIDISDRLVAQIPTETTPAMIAKEFNLDGGNMIFSTACSAGNYAVGYGFDLIKLDRAQAVLAGGFDAFSKVAFTGFNQFAAVAPDKCRPFDKNRKGMMVAEGAGMLVLEALESALQRKALIYAEVLGYGLSCDAHHMTSSSVDGIKLCMRKALKEAGVSSENIDYISAHGTGTLTNDKNECAAIKEVFGRRCNKIPASSIKSMLGHTMGAASAIEAITCALVVKNDMIPPTINYETPDSECDIDCVPNQSRKHSVTIALNNSYAFGGNNACLVLSKFIN from the coding sequence ATGAGTGAGCGAGTTGTTATAACAGGACTTGGCGTTATATCATCAATAGGGATTGGTTGGGAACAATTCTGGAATAATCTCTTGAAGGGGCAATCAGGTATAAGCCCTGTTGCGTCCTTTGACACTTCGAACCAGTTTACCCATATGGCCGGTGAGGTAAAAATATTTAAACCTGAGAACTTTATGCGGCAAGAGCTTCTCGGAACCTTGAGTCGGTCATCTCAGATGGCGCTTGCTGGTGCAAAGCTGGCATTGAATGATGCTCATATATTGAGTAGCGATGCTTCAACCATCAACATCGCTACATGCATTGGAACGAATATCGGTTCTATTCAAACCGTCGAAAAAGTCAACGAGATACTCTTGCGTGGAAATAATATTGATATCAGCGATAGACTGGTGGCCCAGATCCCGACCGAGACAACTCCCGCTATGATCGCAAAAGAATTCAACCTTGACGGTGGCAATATGATATTTTCAACAGCGTGCTCGGCGGGTAATTATGCAGTAGGATACGGGTTTGACTTAATCAAGTTGGACCGAGCACAGGCGGTCTTGGCAGGTGGTTTCGATGCATTTTCTAAAGTTGCATTCACTGGCTTTAATCAATTTGCAGCGGTGGCTCCGGACAAATGCCGTCCTTTCGATAAAAACCGAAAAGGTATGATGGTAGCGGAGGGCGCAGGAATGCTGGTTCTAGAAGCTTTGGAGAGCGCCCTACAGAGAAAGGCCCTCATTTATGCCGAGGTTTTGGGATATGGTCTAAGCTGCGACGCCCACCATATGACAAGCTCTTCGGTCGATGGAATCAAGTTGTGCATGAGAAAAGCATTGAAAGAAGCGGGCGTTTCATCAGAAAATATTGACTATATCAGCGCCCATGGTACCGGTACGTTGACGAACGACAAAAATGAATGCGCCGCCATCAAAGAGGTATTCGGGCGTCGGTGTAATAAAATACCTGCCAGTTCCATCAAATCCATGCTTGGTCACACCATGGGAGCAGCATCGGCAATCGAAGCAATCACTTGCGCACTCGTTGTTAAAAACGATATGATTCCGCCAACCATCAATTATGAAACTCCAGACTCTGAATGTGATATCGACTGTGTTCCCAATCAATCACGAAAACATTCCGTCACCATAGCATTGAATAATTCCTACGCATTTGGCGGTAACAATGCCTGTCTGGTTTTATCAAAATTTATCAACTAA
- a CDS encoding acyl carrier protein, whose translation MADNVEKEIVFIISEVSGFDEDEITPEKNFFKDLEVDSIKAIEITVALEKKFKVSVRDEDVPKITTVKEAVALINKLLDQKSSGKV comes from the coding sequence ATGGCTGACAATGTGGAAAAGGAAATCGTTTTTATAATCTCTGAAGTTTCGGGGTTTGATGAGGATGAGATAACCCCTGAGAAAAATTTTTTTAAAGATCTGGAGGTAGACTCTATTAAAGCGATCGAGATTACAGTTGCACTTGAAAAAAAATTTAAGGTTTCCGTAAGAGATGAGGATGTCCCCAAAATTACAACCGTGAAAGAAGCTGTCGCTCTCATAAATAAATTGCTGGATCAAAAAAGTTCGGGGAAAGTCTAA
- a CDS encoding NAD(P)/FAD-dependent oxidoreductase has product MDAGTYDAVIIGAGMSGLVCGCYLAKAGMKVLIVEKHNKPGGYCTSFRRQGFTFDAAAHSMGGCKHGILGKVFSDLEIERKLRLLRFDPSNIVITPKLKISFWSKLDKTISEFQIVFPEERDNIEKFIQFLIKPDPANLMSIRNWTFKRLLDQFFNNDVLKAIFSVPLGGYTGLPSSRISAFLGLGIFKESILDGGYYPDGGMQALSNALVEILRGHGGELRLSSLAKRIKVKDNIVTGVVLETDGFIKSKFVISACDARQTFLELIRKEFVKNQFLVDIENMIPSASMFILYLGMNEAFNTALEPRANLWFLSHTTSGDEYFSLKNPNVDEINEYLMHLSPDKKSIVALRFAPFKNKQYWEDNKIKWQESFIKKIESNAIPEISKFIQYRETATPHTLQRYTFNYNGAAFGWAGLPTQLTIPDFRKPSFIRGLYLTGHWTTHGLGIPGVAYVGYDTAKTILKKKFI; this is encoded by the coding sequence ATGGACGCGGGGACATATGATGCTGTTATAATAGGTGCTGGCATGAGCGGCCTTGTATGCGGCTGCTATCTTGCAAAGGCTGGAATGAAAGTGCTCATAGTTGAAAAGCATAATAAACCCGGCGGTTACTGTACTTCGTTTAGGAGACAAGGCTTTACGTTTGATGCCGCTGCCCATTCAATGGGTGGATGTAAGCATGGTATTCTCGGAAAGGTTTTTAGCGACCTTGAAATCGAACGAAAATTGCGGCTATTGCGGTTCGATCCTTCAAATATTGTAATAACACCCAAGCTGAAAATTTCTTTCTGGTCGAAACTGGATAAAACCATCAGCGAATTTCAAATAGTTTTTCCAGAAGAACGCGACAATATAGAGAAATTTATTCAGTTCCTCATTAAGCCTGATCCAGCTAATTTAATGTCTATAAGAAATTGGACATTTAAAAGATTATTAGACCAATTTTTTAATAACGATGTGCTTAAAGCCATTTTTTCTGTCCCCTTAGGTGGATATACCGGTTTGCCTTCATCGCGGATCTCCGCTTTTTTGGGGTTAGGTATTTTTAAGGAGTCTATCCTCGATGGCGGATACTATCCAGATGGCGGAATGCAGGCATTATCTAATGCTCTCGTAGAGATATTGAGGGGGCATGGTGGCGAGCTAAGACTGTCCTCTCTTGCTAAAAGAATAAAGGTTAAAGACAATATTGTTACAGGTGTAGTTTTAGAAACAGATGGGTTTATTAAATCAAAATTTGTAATATCTGCCTGCGATGCTCGCCAGACTTTCCTTGAGCTTATTCGGAAAGAGTTTGTTAAAAATCAATTTTTAGTCGACATTGAAAATATGATTCCTTCAGCCTCGATGTTTATTTTATATTTAGGCATGAATGAAGCTTTTAATACCGCACTCGAGCCTCGAGCTAACTTATGGTTTTTGTCTCATACTACTTCAGGCGATGAATATTTTTCATTAAAAAATCCCAATGTTGATGAAATAAATGAGTACCTGATGCATCTGTCACCCGATAAAAAAAGTATAGTCGCCTTACGGTTTGCACCTTTTAAAAATAAACAGTATTGGGAAGATAACAAGATTAAGTGGCAAGAGTCATTTATTAAAAAAATAGAGTCAAACGCGATTCCCGAAATATCAAAATTCATACAATATCGAGAGACAGCTACCCCGCATACCTTACAACGATATACTTTTAATTATAATGGTGCCGCCTTTGGATGGGCGGGGCTTCCAACGCAACTGACAATTCCTGATTTTAGAAAACCTTCTTTCATCCGAGGTCTTTACTTAACCGGTCATTGGACAACGCACGGGCTTGGGATTCCAGGAGTGGCGTATGTTGGTTATGATACTGCTAAAACAATACTAAAAAAGAAATTTATTTAA
- a CDS encoding PAS domain S-box protein, which produces MLIKNLSLQYDLEQQKKQLENYSLQLQDKVEERTKELHESEQWHRSLFENATDGIIVMDRHGIIVNANDKACEMHGFTREALVGTHMKLLAGDGDWDKMAERLRRILDGESLVFEAKNNKKDGTAVYFEISSKAISIGNALFIQSFYRDITEKQKFQQHLLQSQKMESIGVLAGGIAHDFNNILTAILGHTDLVRRFSVLDEKATRSLNVIEDASRRAGRMISKLLGFARKSKYERIPINLNDVVYETIKLLEQVIDKSIDLSVELDNRLPLIQGDVNQMEQVIMNFIVNARDSMPKKGGRIVIHTQSRTVVKSMPDVPPYVPPGEYVQISVTDTGAGIPEDILNKIFEPFFTTKEQGKGTGLGLSMVYGAVKDHEGYLSVQSTLGVGSTFTVYLPAAAPTAVAGTKEPLKRTSGKETLLVVDDEQDVLDIMRDSLETNGYKVFATSDPVVAMDIYRRIFHEVALVISDIVMPGIDGKELIRQIKTINPDVKVLAVSGYSRYVADKDEIKEIDGFLQKPFESYYLLSVVRRILDTKSKKFIPV; this is translated from the coding sequence TTGCTTATAAAAAACCTTTCCCTGCAGTATGATCTGGAACAGCAAAAGAAGCAGCTCGAAAACTACTCCCTTCAGCTTCAAGACAAGGTTGAAGAACGAACAAAAGAACTCCACGAATCCGAGCAATGGCACCGATCCCTTTTTGAGAACGCAACGGACGGAATTATCGTCATGGATCGGCACGGCATCATCGTTAACGCAAATGACAAGGCCTGCGAAATGCACGGCTTTACACGAGAGGCGCTTGTCGGCACCCATATGAAGCTATTGGCGGGCGATGGTGACTGGGATAAAATGGCGGAGAGGCTGCGCCGGATATTAGACGGCGAATCTCTCGTGTTTGAAGCCAAGAACAACAAAAAGGACGGCACAGCGGTCTATTTCGAAATCAGTTCCAAGGCCATCTCCATCGGCAACGCGTTGTTCATTCAGTCCTTCTATCGTGATATCACTGAAAAGCAGAAGTTCCAGCAACATTTGCTCCAGTCGCAGAAGATGGAATCCATCGGGGTACTCGCCGGCGGTATCGCCCACGATTTCAATAATATTCTGACCGCCATCCTCGGCCACACCGACCTCGTTCGCCGGTTTTCCGTGCTGGACGAAAAGGCGACACGCAGTCTGAACGTTATCGAAGACGCTTCGCGAAGAGCGGGGAGAATGATCTCAAAACTGCTGGGCTTCGCGCGCAAGAGCAAATATGAGCGTATCCCGATCAACCTGAACGACGTGGTGTATGAAACCATCAAACTGCTCGAGCAGGTCATCGACAAGAGCATAGACCTGAGCGTGGAACTTGATAACCGGCTCCCCCTGATCCAGGGCGATGTCAATCAGATGGAGCAGGTTATCATGAATTTCATCGTCAATGCCCGTGATTCCATGCCGAAAAAGGGCGGGCGCATTGTCATCCATACGCAATCCAGGACGGTCGTGAAGAGCATGCCGGATGTACCGCCCTATGTCCCTCCCGGGGAATATGTCCAGATAAGCGTCACTGACACGGGCGCGGGGATTCCCGAAGACATCTTGAACAAGATATTCGAACCTTTCTTCACGACGAAAGAGCAGGGAAAAGGCACCGGGCTCGGCCTGTCCATGGTCTATGGAGCCGTCAAGGACCATGAGGGATATCTCTCTGTTCAGAGCACGCTCGGCGTCGGGAGCACGTTTACCGTGTACCTGCCTGCTGCAGCCCCCACGGCAGTCGCCGGAACAAAGGAGCCCTTAAAGCGGACCAGCGGAAAGGAAACCCTGCTTGTCGTCGATGACGAACAGGATGTTCTGGACATCATGCGGGATTCGCTGGAAACCAATGGATACAAGGTGTTTGCAACCAGCGATCCTGTTGTGGCAATGGACATTTATCGAAGAATTTTTCACGAAGTGGCGCTTGTCATATCCGATATCGTCATGCCCGGCATCGACGGCAAGGAGCTCATACGGCAGATAAAAACGATCAATCCCGACGTTAAAGTTCTCGCGGTTTCAGGGTATTCGAGATATGTTGCGGATAAGGACGAGATCAAGGAAATTGACGGCTTTCTTCAGAAGCCGTTCGAATCGTATTATCTTCTTTCCGTGGTACGGCGGATACTCGATACGAAGTCAAAGAAATTCATACCTGTCTGA
- a CDS encoding ATP-binding protein, whose translation MSLKKSEHTILFIENNLDTRERIRAAFIKANMPARLEFVPTREDCFAVMRRETIDVLFINEVRGRPNATEFACDLAAINQHAPVIMMSPHADEAAILHALRGGASDCVGMDQETIAGYPAIALRAIARSGTSQAYAEQTLEIIRNQKQWMSIIDAITDHIFVLDHAQRLVKVNKSFSTAIGMHPRDLVGRQLEEVFNGDIPNETLLNDVRRDGMPRTYEKKINDDIYQVSIFPLRENDYFLTIHVLKNITEVRRLKDQLYHADKLASIGLLVSGVAHEINNPLTGTIAYTELLSMKVTDEETKAELKKILDSAERCKKIVDNLMTFSRQRTPSKSLESINDIIDRAIGLRVYWLKANSIEIVRDYAPATTVFVDSQQIQQVVLNLLLNAEQAILDAGQANGKIVFSTRGDKERRRVIVTVSDNGAGVPSQIAAKIFDPFFSTKPVGQGTGLGLSISHGIITEHGGVIWFENNEGGTAFTFELPTGTDVTTVDQKIKKTGNGPAS comes from the coding sequence GTGTCGTTGAAAAAGTCGGAGCATACCATCCTGTTCATCGAGAACAACCTCGATACGCGCGAGCGTATCCGTGCGGCGTTCATAAAAGCGAACATGCCAGCGCGCCTCGAATTTGTCCCCACTCGCGAGGACTGCTTCGCGGTCATGAGGCGAGAGACCATTGATGTCCTGTTCATCAACGAGGTCCGGGGCAGGCCCAACGCCACCGAATTCGCGTGTGATCTTGCCGCGATCAACCAGCACGCACCGGTCATCATGATGTCGCCCCATGCCGATGAGGCGGCAATTCTCCATGCGCTCCGCGGCGGCGCATCAGACTGCGTCGGCATGGACCAAGAAACCATTGCCGGCTACCCGGCAATCGCCCTGCGCGCCATCGCGCGCTCCGGGACCTCCCAGGCGTACGCAGAGCAGACACTGGAGATCATCAGAAACCAGAAGCAGTGGATGTCGATCATCGATGCCATTACGGACCACATCTTCGTTCTTGACCATGCGCAGAGACTCGTGAAAGTGAACAAATCCTTCTCAACAGCGATCGGCATGCACCCGCGGGACCTCGTCGGGAGGCAACTCGAGGAGGTATTCAATGGGGACATCCCGAACGAAACACTACTCAATGATGTCCGCAGGGACGGCATGCCGCGGACATACGAGAAAAAGATCAACGATGACATTTATCAGGTCAGTATTTTCCCACTCCGTGAAAATGACTACTTCCTCACCATCCATGTATTGAAGAATATCACCGAGGTGCGAAGACTGAAGGACCAGCTGTATCATGCCGATAAGCTGGCGTCCATCGGCCTTCTGGTGTCCGGTGTGGCACACGAGATCAATAACCCGTTGACTGGGACGATCGCTTATACCGAACTTCTCTCCATGAAAGTGACCGACGAGGAGACCAAAGCCGAACTGAAGAAGATCCTGGACAGCGCCGAGCGGTGTAAAAAGATCGTGGACAATCTCATGACCTTTTCCCGACAACGGACGCCGTCCAAGAGCCTCGAATCCATCAACGACATCATTGACCGGGCCATCGGCCTCAGAGTTTACTGGCTCAAGGCCAATTCTATCGAGATCGTCAGGGACTACGCTCCTGCTACAACAGTGTTCGTGGACTCGCAGCAGATCCAGCAGGTGGTCCTGAACCTGCTGCTCAATGCCGAGCAGGCGATCCTCGACGCCGGACAGGCAAATGGCAAGATCGTATTCAGTACCCGGGGCGACAAAGAGCGCCGGCGGGTCATCGTAACCGTGAGCGATAACGGCGCCGGCGTTCCTTCGCAGATCGCCGCGAAGATCTTCGACCCCTTTTTCTCCACAAAACCCGTGGGCCAGGGAACGGGGCTGGGTCTCTCAATCTCCCACGGGATCATCACCGAGCATGGCGGGGTCATCTGGTTCGAAAATAATGAGGGCGGCACCGCGTTTACGTTCGAATTGCCCACGGGAACGGACGTGACCACGGTCGATCAAAAAATTAAAAAAACCGGGAACGGGCCCGCTTCCTAA
- a CDS encoding sigma-54 dependent transcriptional regulator, which translates to MKRVLVIEDDETVRDVLRSFLGQKGFEVTLAHNGESGLDLLRTDKFDLIFTDLVMPGISGMEVLKEVIAAKIAVPVIVMTAFGTVQTAVEAMRIGAFDYITKPFNLDELMIVLEKAFSAAKLQKENLMLKMQLKNKYNFKGLVGDSPSMQVVYGLIEKIADTDSTVLITGESGTGKELIAKTIHFNNISRSGGPFVPLNCAAIPRDLLESELFGHEKGAFTGAINTRIGRFELAQGGTLFLDEVGELDPSLQVKLLRILQEREFERVGGVKTIKVDVRILAASNKDLEKVTKEGKFREDLFYRLNVIPLHLPSLRQRVEDITLLTAHFIEEFSQKRKREAFTISSDAMHCLLKYDWPGNVRELENLIERLTILVSNKVVTVADLPEKFHQLDFVDRERAGGALTPPDQTALKSPPATLKHGAMEFGDDGIDLNNMVSNLERNLITQALAKAGGVRSKAAQLLRLNRTTLLEKMKKMGIETQKK; encoded by the coding sequence ATGAAGAGAGTTCTTGTCATAGAAGATGATGAAACCGTTCGAGATGTCCTCCGCTCCTTTCTCGGGCAAAAAGGGTTCGAGGTAACGCTGGCTCATAATGGCGAGTCAGGGCTTGATCTGCTGCGGACGGATAAGTTCGATCTTATCTTCACCGATCTTGTGATGCCCGGCATCAGCGGGATGGAGGTGTTGAAGGAGGTCATCGCGGCCAAGATCGCCGTCCCCGTTATTGTTATGACGGCCTTCGGCACCGTACAGACCGCTGTTGAGGCCATGCGTATCGGCGCCTTCGATTACATCACCAAGCCCTTCAATCTCGACGAACTCATGATCGTCCTCGAGAAAGCGTTCTCCGCGGCAAAGCTCCAGAAAGAGAACCTGATGCTCAAGATGCAGCTCAAGAACAAGTACAACTTCAAGGGGCTCGTCGGTGATTCTCCTTCGATGCAGGTGGTCTACGGATTGATTGAAAAGATCGCGGACACGGACAGCACGGTCCTCATTACCGGCGAGAGCGGGACGGGCAAGGAGCTCATCGCCAAGACCATCCACTTCAACAATATTTCGCGCTCCGGCGGCCCCTTTGTGCCCCTTAACTGCGCCGCGATCCCAAGAGATCTTCTTGAGTCCGAGCTCTTCGGCCATGAGAAGGGCGCCTTTACCGGCGCTATCAATACCCGGATCGGCCGCTTCGAGCTGGCACAGGGCGGTACGCTTTTTCTCGATGAAGTGGGCGAACTCGATCCCTCGCTTCAGGTCAAGTTGCTGCGAATCCTGCAGGAGCGGGAGTTCGAGCGGGTCGGCGGCGTCAAGACGATCAAAGTGGACGTGCGGATCCTTGCCGCCTCGAACAAGGACCTCGAGAAGGTTACGAAGGAGGGGAAGTTCCGGGAAGACCTCTTCTATCGCTTGAACGTGATCCCGCTTCACCTGCCGTCGCTCCGGCAGCGGGTCGAGGACATCACGCTCCTGACAGCCCATTTTATCGAGGAATTCTCTCAAAAGAGAAAGCGTGAAGCATTCACGATCTCATCCGATGCGATGCACTGCCTGCTGAAATACGACTGGCCGGGGAACGTGCGGGAGCTCGAGAACCTTATCGAGCGCCTTACCATCCTGGTGAGCAACAAGGTCGTGACCGTAGCGGATCTTCCCGAGAAGTTCCATCAGCTGGACTTTGTGGACCGTGAGCGGGCGGGCGGTGCTCTCACGCCGCCGGACCAGACCGCACTGAAATCCCCGCCCGCGACGCTGAAACACGGCGCGATGGAATTCGGAGATGACGGGATCGACCTCAACAATATGGTGAGCAATCTGGAGCGGAACCTGATCACGCAGGCCCTCGCAAAGGCCGGAGGAGTGAGAAGCAAGGCAGCCCAGTTGCTCAGACTCAACCGGACGACGTTGCTCGAGAAGATGAAAAAAATGGGCATTGAAACACAAAAGAAGTAG
- a CDS encoding P-loop NTPase, protein MSEKKFLKTIAIASGKIGVGKTTVAVNLALAMNKLGRKVMLMDSDFGLRTIGERPYLPPKYPIQHLLNRELSLKDILGEDPAGSTILSAGHGPRELKDLTELQRLNILNAIDVFAGDIDVLLIDTASGISENIAFFCSAAQEILILTSPKHASIADSAALITVLYSRYQEKQFHVLVNLAKNDEEALEVFRRLSLATEPCQSISLDYLGNLPLDVAVHAAVQAQRAFVDLYPRCPASRGIIEIGKKILKSRDKVKGTLQFCISQLLTTSADSLR, encoded by the coding sequence ATGAGCGAAAAAAAATTCTTAAAAACCATCGCCATAGCAAGCGGCAAGATCGGCGTGGGCAAGACCACTGTGGCGGTGAATCTCGCGCTTGCCATGAACAAGCTCGGCAGAAAGGTCATGCTCATGGACTCGGATTTCGGTTTGAGAACTATCGGGGAACGGCCATACCTGCCGCCGAAATACCCTATTCAACACTTGCTGAACAGGGAGCTTTCGCTCAAGGATATTCTCGGGGAAGATCCGGCAGGCAGCACTATCCTCTCCGCCGGCCATGGGCCGCGGGAACTCAAGGACCTCACAGAGCTCCAGCGTCTCAATATTCTGAACGCCATCGACGTCTTCGCCGGCGATATTGATGTTCTCCTCATCGACACGGCGTCGGGAATCTCCGAAAATATCGCTTTCTTCTGCAGCGCTGCACAGGAGATCCTTATCCTCACTTCTCCGAAGCACGCGTCCATCGCCGATTCCGCCGCGCTCATCACCGTGCTGTACAGCAGATACCAGGAAAAGCAGTTTCACGTGCTCGTCAATTTGGCGAAGAACGACGAAGAAGCACTTGAGGTTTTCAGGCGCCTCTCGCTCGCTACCGAGCCGTGCCAGAGCATATCCCTTGACTACCTGGGCAATCTCCCTCTCGACGTGGCTGTCCATGCGGCTGTTCAAGCACAGCGGGCCTTTGTGGACCTCTATCCCCGATGCCCCGCGTCCCGGGGGATCATCGAGATCGGTAAAAAAATCCTGAAAAGCAGGGACAAGGTCAAAGGGACGCTTCAGTTCTGCATCAGCCAACTCTTAACAACGTCGGCCGATTCTCTCCGCTGA